The nucleotide window ACGCGCGGGCTCGGGTCACCGGCGCGATAACGCTTGATCAGTTCCACCTGCAAGTGATTCAAAGGATCGAGATACGGGAAGCGATTCTTGATCGAGCGCGCGAGCAGCGGGTTATCGGCGAGCCGTTCGGCAGCACCCGTGATCTCGGCGAGCACCTTCGTCGTGCGCTCCCATTCGGCCACGATGCGCTCGAACACGAGCTTGCGCAGCTTCTTGTCCGCCACGAGCTGCGCGTAGCGCGAGGCCACCGCGAGGTCGGTCTTCGCGAGCGTCATGTCCATGTTCGAGAGCAGGTTCGAGAAGAACGGCCACGTCTTGTACATCTTCTTGAACATCGCAAGACGGCGCGCACGCTCGGCGTCGCTGCCCGCATCATCGAGATACGAGGCCACCGCGCTGCCAAAGCCGTACCAGCCCGTGAGCAGCAAGCGGCACTGGCCCCACGAGAAGCCCCACGGAATGGCGCGCAGGTCGTCGATCTTGCGGTTCTTCGGGTCCTGCAGCTTGCGCGATGCCGGTCGGCTGCCAATGTTCAGCTCCGCGATTTCCGTGATCGGCGTCGAGGCGAAGAAGTAGTCGGTGAAGCCGGGCGTCTCGTACACGAGCGAGCGGTATGCGGCCATCGCGGCGTCGGAGAGCGATTGCATCGTCTCTTCGAATGCGGGCAGCTGATCGGGCGCGCTGCTCGCGCCGCCCATCGGCAGCAGCGTGGCTTCGAGCGTCGCGGCGATCACCGTTTCGAGGTTGCGGCGGCCGATCTCCGGATTGCCGAACTTGCTCGCGATGACTTCGCCCTGTTCCGTGAGGCGGATCTGGCCTTCCACCGTGCCCGGCGGCTGCGAGAGGATCGCGTTGTAGGTCGGGCCGCCTCCGCGGCCCACCGTGCCGCCGCGGCCGTGGAACAGACGCAGCGTGATGCCGCGCTGCTTGTACAGCGCGACGAGCGCCAGCTCCGCGCGATAAAGCTCCCAGTTCGAAGTCAGGAAGCCGCCGTCCTTGTTGCTGTCCGAGTAGCCGAGCATGATTTCCTGCTCGTTGCCCTGGTGCTCAACGATGCCGTCGATGCCCGGCAGCGCGAGCAGGTCGCGCATGATGCCCGGCGCGTGGCGCAAGTCGGGAATCGTCTCGAAGAGCGGGATCACCATCAGCGCGGCCTTCGCGGGGTCTTCCGCGTAGCCGAGGCGACCGCTCATGAGGCCGGTTTCCTTCTGCAGCAACATCACTTCGAGCAGGTCGGAAACCGTTTCGGTGTGCGAGATGATGTAGTTGCGCACCGCGCGCGCGCCGAATTTCTCGCGCGTCACGCGCGCCATTTCCAGCACGCCCAGCTCGCTTTTCACGAGGTCCGAATAGTCGAGGTACGGCGAGCGCAGCGTGCGCGGATCGGCGAGCTGCGCGAGCAGCACGATCTGCTTGTCCTCTTCGGAAAGCGCTGCGTAGTCGGCTTCGACGCCAGCGCGCGCGAGCAGCTCCGTAATCACGGCTTCGTGGATGTCCGAGCTCTGGCGCAAATCGATCGAGGCGAGATGGAAGCCGAACACGTCGACGGCGCGCATGAGCGGCGCGAGACGCGTGGTCGCCAGCGACGCTCCGTGATGCTCGGCGAGCGAATCCATCAGGATATGCAGGTCGCGCGAGAACTCATCCGCATCGGCATAGGGCTTCGCGCGCACGGGCGCGGCGTTGCGGCCCGCGCTGCGCACGGCCACCACGCCTTCACCGAGACGCACGCGCGCGCTCGCGGCGAGGCGCGTGTACACGCCGATCAGCGCTCGGCGATACGGCTCGTCCACGCGATGCGGCGACTGGTCGGGCGAGGCCTCGGCCAGCGCCTTCAGTTCGTCGCTCGCGCCCGCAAGCAGGTTCGACACCGAAAGCTCGGCGCCCAGACGGTGCACTTCGTCGAGGTAATGCTGGAGGATCACCTGGGCCTGGCGCTCGCTCGCTTCTTCGAGCGTGGCGGCGGTGACGTTCGGGTTGCCGTCGCGGTCGCCGCCGATCCAGCTGCCCATCTGGAAGAAAGCGGGCAGGCGCGCCGAAAGGCCGTGTTCCTTCAACTGCGTTTCGATCTCGCTGTATAGCGCGGGGATCTCGGTGAGGAAGGTCGTGTGGTAATACGAGAGCGCGTTCTCGATTTCGTCGCCGACAGTCAGGCGCGAGTCACGCAGCATGCGCGTTTGCCAGAGCGACGTCACGCGTGCGCGCAGCAGCGACTCGTTGTGCTCGAGTTCGCGGTGCGTGAGCGGCTGGTCGCGCTCGGCGAGCAGGCGCGCGATGTCGTGCTGCGAGTCGAGCGTGCTCTTGCGCTGCACTTCGGTCGGGTGCGCGGTGAGCACGGGCACGATCAGCGCGTCGTTGAAGAACTGCTGGAGCACCGGCGTCGCGGCCGCGCCCGCTTGCGCCAGACGTTCGAGCGAATGCGCGAAGGTGCCCGCTTGCGGCGCCGAGCCCGCGAGGTCGTGAATGCGGCGGCGGCGGTTGCGGTGGCGATCTTCAGCGATGTTCGCGAGATGCGAGAAGTAGCTGAAGGCGCGCACGACGCTCACGGTCTGCTCGGGCGAGAGCGCGCGCAGCTGCTTTTCGAGCGCGAGCGCGTCGGCGCTGTCGTCCTCGCGGCGAAAGCGCACGGCGGTCTTACGAATGGATTCCACCATGTCGAACACGGCGTCGCCTTCCTGCTCGCGCAGCACGTCGCCGAGCACGCGGCCGAGATACCTGATGTCCTCGAAGAGCGGCTGGTCCTTGTCGTCGCGCGCGCGCCCATTGCGCGAGGCGCCCGCTTTCGGGGCGTTCGCCGCTTTCGGGGCTTTTGCGGCCTTCGGCGTCTTGACAGCCTCGGCGGCCTGCCTGGTCTGGGTCGCCGGTTTGGTCGTGGTGGATTTCGTGGTCTTCGTGGTCTTCGTTGTTTTCGCCGGTTTCGTCGACGGCGTGGCCGATGCGGCCTTCGAAGTTGCGTTCTGCGATGCGGTGTTGCGGCGCTCTGCGCGCGCCGAGCCTGAAGACTTCACGATGTTTTCCTTGAGGCTTGCCAGGATATGGGCAGGTTAGTCGGAGAACTGCCAACTGCATGGCCGCGGCGCGAGCCGGGCCGTGTACTGCGGGTGCAACCTGGAGAGGGCGGAAGGTGCCACCCTGCGCGAGCCGTGCGGATAATGCAGAGGCGGCGCGGGCCGCCAATGGCGGTGCGCCGGGTGCAGGCCTTGCTGGAGAGTGCGCCGCAGCGAGGGCGAGCGCAAGCCGAAGCGGCGCCGCGGCGATAGCCGAGGCCGCGCGGGCTGGCTACGCATCACACACGTGCCAGATCTACGCCAAACCGACGCCAGACGCGCGCCAGTCATGCTGCCTCTTCGGGCTGCCGTGCGCATGACGTATCGCTAGTGGCCGGCTCGTGGCGCATTGCGTACCGAATTGCCTACGATGGGTACATTAAGCGCCGCGTGCTTCGCCCGAGTCTCTTCCTTAGCCGCCCGCGCCTTGTCGCCTGTCCCTGCGGGGAGGCGGTAAAAAGGGCGCGTGCTAACATTGCCTGTTATCCGATCCTGCTTTTCATCCCGTCATTCGATGTACTTGCCATGAACTCCGAGACGTTATCCGCGCCCATGCCCCGCACCCTGGTGATCGCTTCGCGGGAGAGCCGCCTCGCGATGTGGCAGGCAGAGCATGTGCAAGCTGCGCTGCACAAATTATATCCAGCCTGCGACGTGAAGATTGTTGGAATGACGACACGCGGCGATCAAATTCTCGACCGCACGCTCTCGAAGGTGGGCGGCAAGGGCCTTTTCGTGAAGGAACTGGAGCAGGCACTGGCCGAGGGCCGTGCCGATCTCGCCGTGCACTCGCTCAAGGACGTGCCGATGGAGTTGCCCGAAGGCTTCACGCTCGCGGCCATCATGGAGCGCGAAGACCCGCGCGACGCGTTCGTCTCCAACGACTACGATTCGCTTGCCGCACTGCCGGCAGGCAGCGTGGTTGGGACGTCCAGTCTGCGCCGCGAGTCGATGATCCGCGCGCGCTATCCGCATCTCGATGTGAAGCCGTTGCGCGGCAATCTCGACACACGCCTCGCCAAACTCGACCGCGGCGATTACGCGGCCATCATTCTCGCGGCTGCGGGCTTGAAGCGTCTTGGCCTCGGCGCGCGCATCCGCGCGCTCATCGAGCCCGAGGACAGCTTGCCGGCGGCGGGCCAGGGCGCGCTTGGCATCGAGATTTGCGCTGACCGCGCCGATCTCGCCGCATGGCTCGCGCCGCTGCACGACGACGCCACCGCCAAGGCCGTCGAGGCCGAGCGCATGGTTTCGCGCGCGCTGGGCGGCAGTTGCACGGTGCCGCTCGCGGCCTACGCGCAATGGCACGACGGCAAGCTCGCGCTGCGCGGCACGATCGCCACGCCCGACGCGAGCCGCGTGCTCGCGGCGCAGGAGGCCACTGCGGCGTCCACGGTCGACGATGCCGTAGCGCTCGGCCGCCGCGTTGCCGACGACCTCATTGCGCAAGGTGCGCTCGAGATCGTCCGGGCGCTTGCCGATGCGGCCCAGGCGGTCGATGGCCCGAATACGGCACCCGGCACCGCCACGAACAACCCAACCGGGGCGGGCGAAGGCCCGGCCTCCCGATGACGGCCGGCCCCTGGCAACCGCGCGGCAACGCCGGCCAGCCCGACGAGTGGGGCGGCCCAGGCGACGCCTCCACAGGCGCGAAGCGTGCGCCATCCGCAAGCGGCGATAGCGGCAACGACGGCAACAGTGGTGACAGGGCGTTCACCGTCGTCATTACCCGGCCGGCCGGTCAGTCGGATGGTCTCGCCGGGCGACTCGCGCAGCATGGCATGCGTACGCTCGACTTCCCGCTCATCGCCATTGCGCCCGTGATCGACGAAGCGCCGTTGCGCGCCGCGCTCGGCGCGCTCGAGCGCTATGCGTTCGTCGTGTTCGTTTCGCCGAATGCCGTCGATCGCGCGTTTGCATGCTATGCCTCCGTGTCCTCGATCTGGCCGCCCGCGCTGCCCGTGGCCGTGGTAGGCCCGGCGAGCGTGGCCGCGCTCGCGCGTCACGGCGTCGCCGCGCCCGAGCATCGCGTGGTGAGCCCTGCGGGCGCGGAGGAAGAAGAGCCTGCGCGTTTCGATTCGGAGTCGCTTTACGCGGCGCTCGAAAAGTCCTTTGGCGCGAACGCCTTTGCGGGCAAGCGCGTGCTGATCGTGCGCGGCGACGGCGGCCGAGAGTGGCTCGCCGAGCGCCTGCGCGAAGCGGGCGCCGAGGTGGAGACAGTGGCCGCTTACCGTCGCGTTGTTCCGGAGCCGCCCATCGCCGCGTGGACACAGGTCCACGCGCTGCTCGAAGGCGCGCCGCACGCCTGGCTCGTCACGAGCTCCGAAGGCGTGCGCAACCTCGACGAGCTTGCGCGCGAGCACCTCACGGCGGGCGAGATCGTCGAACTGCGCCACGCGCCGCTCGTCGCTCCCCATCCGCGGATCGCCGAGACGGCGCGCTCAATGGGTTTTGATAGGATTACGGTGTCCGGCGCGGGCGACGAACGCATCGTCGAGACGCTGCTTGGCCTCGCTTCTTCCGTTGTTCAACCGGTTCAGAACACTCCGGCCCAAGCGCCGGCCAACCCACGCATGACAGATTCGAACAACTCAAGCAGCACAGCAAACCAGGGCGCTGTCGCCACGGGCGCGGCGGTTTCCTCCAGCAGCGCGTCGGCTACGGGCAGCGCGTCGGCGCGGCCGACGTATGCGTCGTCGGGCGCGGGTTCTTCCGCGCCGCTGAGCCAGCCGCCGGGCGCGGCACGCCGCGGCGCGGGCTCGGCGCTGCTGTGGCTCGTCGTGGTGCTGATCGCGGCGGGCGCGGGAGCGGGTGGCTATGCGCTGAACCGCAAGCTCGACCGGCTCGACACGCAACTCGCGCAGCGCCAGCAGGCAGGCGAACAGCAAATCGCCGCGCTGCGCGCGCGTACCGACGAGGCCGTCTCGGGCGCACAGCAGCTCGACAAGCAGATCACCCAGCTCGAAGGCAAGATCGCCGACGCGCAGAATTCGCAGCAGGCGCTCGCGCAGCAATACGCCGATCTTTCGAAGAGCCGCGACGACTGGACGCTCGCCGAAGTCGGCCAGATGCTTTCGAGCGCGAGCGAACAGCTCCAGCTAACGGGCAACACGCAGCTCGCGCTCTTCGCGCTGCAAAGCGCCGACACGCGCCTCGCCGCCTCGGACAACGCGCAGGCCATCGCCGTGCGCAAGGCCATCGCACAGGACATCGACAAGCTCAAGGCCGCGCCGTCCACGGACTTGACGGGCCTCGCCATCAAGCTCGACACCGCGCTCGGCCAGATCGACTCGCTGCCGCTCTCGGGTGAAGCGATCGTCGCGCATACGAAGCCCGAGGCTGCTCAGCCCGCCGATATCGCGCAGGTCGCCGCCGCGACCAACCAGGCGAAATGGAAAGTGTGGATCGACACGTTCGTCGACGGCGTGGGCAAGCAGATTGCGAGCCTCGTGCAGGTGCGCCGCATCGACAACGCGGACGCCATGCTCGTTTCGCCCGATCAAGGCTATTTCGTGCGTCAGAACCTGAAGCTGCGCTTGCTCTCGGCGCGCCTCTCGCTGCTCTCACGCAACCAGGACACGCTCAAGTCCGACCTCGCGGCCGCCGACGCCACGCTTGCGCGCTACTTCGACGGCGCCTCGAAAGACACGCAAACCGTGCGAGAACTGCTCAAGGAAGTGAACGATGGCTCGGCCGCCGTCGCGCTGCCCACGCTCGACACGAGCCTGAAGGCGATCCAGCAATACCGGAGCCGGGGGTAAGACATGGCGATCCGTGGACTCCTCTGGCTCGCGCTTCTCTTCGCGATTGCCGTCGCGCTCGCGACCGTCGGGCGTTTCGACACCGGGCAGGTGCTGCTCGTCTATCCGCCGTATCGCGTGGACGTCTCGCTCAACCTGTTCGTGGTCGGCATCGTGGTGGCCTTCCTGCTGCTGTACGCGATCCTGCGCTTCGCGCGCAACATCGTGACAATGCCGCGCCGCGTCACCGCCTACCGCGCGCGCATGCGCGCCGAGAAGGCGAACTCGGCGCTGCGCGACGCCGTGGGCAATCTCTACGCGGGCCGCTTCTCGCGCGCCGAGAAGGCCGCGCGCGATTCGCTCGCCGACGTCAAGAACACGAGCGCCGCGGGCCTGATCGCCGCGACGGCCGCGCATCGTCTGCATGAATACGCGCGCCGCGACGAATGGCTCACCCAGGTCGACGACCCCGATCTCCAGGAAGCGCGCCTCATGGCGACCGCCGACATGCGGGCCGACGGCCGCGACGCCGATGGCGCACTCGCCGCGCTCACCGAAATGCGCACGCAGGGCGGCCGCCGCATCCACGCGCAGCAGATCGCGCTGCGCGCCCAGCAGCAGCTGAAGAACTGGAGCGAAGTGCTCAAGCTCGTGAAGACGCTGGAAAAGCGCGAGGCGCTGCACCCGGCTGTGGCCGTGCGTCTGCGCCAGCTCGCGGCGGAAAACCTGCTGCGCGACCGCCGTCACAACGCCGACGCGCTGCTCGAACTGTGGCAGTCGCTCTCGAACGTCGAGCGCCACTCGCCGCGTCTGGCCGATTGCGCCGCCGAGCTGCTAATCGCGCTCGATCGCCAGGCCGACGCGCGCAAGATCGTTGAGGAAGCGCTCGCGCAGAACTGGGACGCGCGCCTCTTGCGCCGCTATCCGGATACCGCGGGCAGCGACGCGCTGCCGCTCATCCAGAAGGCCGAGGCGTGGCGCAAGGAGCGCCCCGAGGACGGCGACCTTCTGTTCGCACTGGGCCGTCTGTGCCTGAAGCAGCAGCTGTGGGGCAAAGCGCAGTCGTTCCTCGAAGCGGCGCTCAAGTCCGCCGACGCAACGCACAACGAGCCACTCAAGATCCGCTCGCATCGCGCACTCGCGCGCCTGCACGAGCAGCTCGGCGACGGCGAGAAGGCGGCTTCGCACTATCGTGAAAGTGCACTGTCGATGAACGTGGTTTGATGCCGCCGCCACGCGGCTGAAGAAGCCGCCACTGAAGTCCCAACAAAAAACGGCCGCCTGCAAAACAGGCGGCCGTTTGTTTTTGGAGAAACGCGAAAATGCTTCAGCGGTTCACGAGTTTCGCCGGAGCGGAAAGTGCGAGCAGGCCGCCCAGGATCATGAACGCCGCGAGCATGTACATGCCCGAATCGTTGGCCTTCGTGGCCTCTTTGAGCCAGCCCACCGCATACGGGCTCAGGAAGCCTGCGAGATTGCCGATCGAGTTGATGAGCGCGATGCCGGCAGCCGCGCCCGTGCCCGCGAGCCAGGCCGTGGGCAGGCTCCAGAACAGCGGCAGCGTGGTGAGGATGCCCATGGTCGCGATCGTGAGCGCCGTCATGGCGAGCGTGGTGTCGTGCGCCCACGTGACCGAAAGGACGAGGCCGAGCGCGCCGATGGCGGCCGGCACGGCGATGTGCCAGCGGCGCTCACGCGTGCGGTCGGCGCTCTTGGCCACCAGCACCATGCCGACCACGGCCGCTGCGAACGGAATGGCCGACAGCAGGCCGATCGTGAGCGCGTCCTTCACGCCCGTCGCCTTGATGATGGTGGGCAGCCAGAAGCTCACACCGTAGAGGCCCATCACGAACGAGAAGTAGGTGAGGCTCATGACGAGCACGCGCGCGCTCGTGAACACCGTCATGAGCGGCAGGTCTTCCTTGGTGGCGTCCTCAGCGGCGATGTTGCGTTCGAGCAGCGCGCGCTCGTCTTCGGTGAGCCATTTAGCCTTGCCGATGCGGTCGTCGAGCACGAAGAACACCAGCACCCCGACGATCACCGAGGGCAACCCTTCGAGCAGGAACAGCCACTGCCAGCCCTGCCAGCCGTTCGCGCCGTCGAAGGACTTGAGAATCCAGCCCGACACCGGCCCGCCGATCACGCCCGAAAGCGCAATGGCCGTCATGAACCACGTGGTCATGCGCCCGCGCCGGTGCGCCGGATACCAGTAGGTGAGGTAGAGGATGATGCCGGGGAAGAAGCCCGCCTCGCACAGGCCGAGCAGAAAGCGCATCACGTAGAACATGGTGGGCGTGGTGACGAACATCGTCAGGATCGAGACGAGGCCCCACGTGACCATGATGCGCGCGATCCACACGCGCGCGCCTACGCGATGCAGGATCACATTGCTTGGCACTTCGAACAGAAAGTAACCGACGAAGAAAATGCCCGCACCGAAGCCATACACCGCATCGGAGAGATTGAGCGCCGAACTCATCTGCAGCTTGGCGAAGCCCACGTTCACGCGGTCCAGATACGCGACCACGTAACACAGCATGAGAAGCGGAATGAGCCGCCACGCGACTTTGCGATACGTGGCTTCTTCGAATGCGGAGGGCGGTGCGCCCGCTCCCGCGTGCGGCAGGTGATTCGCTGGACTGGCCATGGTGTCTCCTATGTCGACCGGAGTTAGCGCTTCAGCGTACTCCGGTCCCATCCAGAGCAAGATCTTGCTCGTTGGCGTGTTTGTTGTATTGCCGCCTTGAAATGGCGGGTATTCGACGCGAAAGCACGATCATTCTATACGCGCCGCCGTGGCGCGACGGCGCGTGAAGCTCGGGGAAAACACCGATCAGTCAACGACCTGGCGCAGCGGCACGCAGCGGCGCACAGCTACACGCAGCGCCCGCCATCCACTTCGATGCAGGTGCCGGTGATGAACGCCGCCTCATCCGAGGCGAGATAGAGGCACGCATTGGCCACGTCCTGCGGCGTGGAAAACCGCCCGAGCGGAATGGTCGCGATGAAGCGCTGGCGGTTCTCGGGCGTGTCGGGCACGCCCATGAACTCCGCCGTGAGGCCCGTGTCGCCGATCACGGGATTCACGCAGTTCACGCGGATCTGGTCGGGGCCCAGCTCGGCGGCGAGCGCCTTGCTGGCCACGATCATCGCGCCCTTGCTGCCGTTGTACCAGACGAGCCCCGGCCGCGGCCGGATGCCCGCAGTCGACGCGATGTTGACGAACGCGCCGCCGCCGCGCTCGCGAAAATGCGGCACGAACGCGCGCACGCTCCAGTAAAGGCCCTTCACGTTGACGGCGTAGACGCGGTCGAACTCCGCTTCGCTCACTTCGAGCACGGGCTTGTTGCGATGCGTGGTGCCTGCGTTGTTGACGACGATCTGCACGCTGCCGAAGTCTTCGATGGCCGCCTCGCGCAGCGCGTGCCAGTCGGCTTCGCGCGTGATGTCGCCTTGCACCGCGATGGCCCGTCCGCCCGCGAGCGCGATCTCGCTTGCCACGCGCGCGGCCG belongs to Paraburkholderia flagellata and includes:
- the ppc gene encoding phosphoenolpyruvate carboxylase, whose translation is MKSSGSARAERRNTASQNATSKAASATPSTKPAKTTKTTKTTKSTTTKPATQTRQAAEAVKTPKAAKAPKAANAPKAGASRNGRARDDKDQPLFEDIRYLGRVLGDVLREQEGDAVFDMVESIRKTAVRFRREDDSADALALEKQLRALSPEQTVSVVRAFSYFSHLANIAEDRHRNRRRRIHDLAGSAPQAGTFAHSLERLAQAGAAATPVLQQFFNDALIVPVLTAHPTEVQRKSTLDSQHDIARLLAERDQPLTHRELEHNESLLRARVTSLWQTRMLRDSRLTVGDEIENALSYYHTTFLTEIPALYSEIETQLKEHGLSARLPAFFQMGSWIGGDRDGNPNVTAATLEEASERQAQVILQHYLDEVHRLGAELSVSNLLAGASDELKALAEASPDQSPHRVDEPYRRALIGVYTRLAASARVRLGEGVVAVRSAGRNAAPVRAKPYADADEFSRDLHILMDSLAEHHGASLATTRLAPLMRAVDVFGFHLASIDLRQSSDIHEAVITELLARAGVEADYAALSEEDKQIVLLAQLADPRTLRSPYLDYSDLVKSELGVLEMARVTREKFGARAVRNYIISHTETVSDLLEVMLLQKETGLMSGRLGYAEDPAKAALMVIPLFETIPDLRHAPGIMRDLLALPGIDGIVEHQGNEQEIMLGYSDSNKDGGFLTSNWELYRAELALVALYKQRGITLRLFHGRGGTVGRGGGPTYNAILSQPPGTVEGQIRLTEQGEVIASKFGNPEIGRRNLETVIAATLEATLLPMGGASSAPDQLPAFEETMQSLSDAAMAAYRSLVYETPGFTDYFFASTPITEIAELNIGSRPASRKLQDPKNRKIDDLRAIPWGFSWGQCRLLLTGWYGFGSAVASYLDDAGSDAERARRLAMFKKMYKTWPFFSNLLSNMDMTLAKTDLAVASRYAQLVADKKLRKLVFERIVAEWERTTKVLAEITGAAERLADNPLLARSIKNRFPYLDPLNHLQVELIKRYRAGDPSPRVRRGIHLTINGIAAGLRNTG
- the hemC gene encoding hydroxymethylbilane synthase, whose translation is MNSETLSAPMPRTLVIASRESRLAMWQAEHVQAALHKLYPACDVKIVGMTTRGDQILDRTLSKVGGKGLFVKELEQALAEGRADLAVHSLKDVPMELPEGFTLAAIMEREDPRDAFVSNDYDSLAALPAGSVVGTSSLRRESMIRARYPHLDVKPLRGNLDTRLAKLDRGDYAAIILAAAGLKRLGLGARIRALIEPEDSLPAAGQGALGIEICADRADLAAWLAPLHDDATAKAVEAERMVSRALGGSCTVPLAAYAQWHDGKLALRGTIATPDASRVLAAQEATAASTVDDAVALGRRVADDLIAQGALEIVRALADAAQAVDGPNTAPGTATNNPTGAGEGPASR
- the hemDX gene encoding fused uroporphyrinogen-III synthase HemD/membrane protein HemX — translated: MTAGPWQPRGNAGQPDEWGGPGDASTGAKRAPSASGDSGNDGNSGDRAFTVVITRPAGQSDGLAGRLAQHGMRTLDFPLIAIAPVIDEAPLRAALGALERYAFVVFVSPNAVDRAFACYASVSSIWPPALPVAVVGPASVAALARHGVAAPEHRVVSPAGAEEEEPARFDSESLYAALEKSFGANAFAGKRVLIVRGDGGREWLAERLREAGAEVETVAAYRRVVPEPPIAAWTQVHALLEGAPHAWLVTSSEGVRNLDELAREHLTAGEIVELRHAPLVAPHPRIAETARSMGFDRITVSGAGDERIVETLLGLASSVVQPVQNTPAQAPANPRMTDSNNSSSTANQGAVATGAAVSSSSASATGSASARPTYASSGAGSSAPLSQPPGAARRGAGSALLWLVVVLIAAGAGAGGYALNRKLDRLDTQLAQRQQAGEQQIAALRARTDEAVSGAQQLDKQITQLEGKIADAQNSQQALAQQYADLSKSRDDWTLAEVGQMLSSASEQLQLTGNTQLALFALQSADTRLAASDNAQAIAVRKAIAQDIDKLKAAPSTDLTGLAIKLDTALGQIDSLPLSGEAIVAHTKPEAAQPADIAQVAAATNQAKWKVWIDTFVDGVGKQIASLVQVRRIDNADAMLVSPDQGYFVRQNLKLRLLSARLSLLSRNQDTLKSDLAAADATLARYFDGASKDTQTVRELLKEVNDGSAAVALPTLDTSLKAIQQYRSRG
- a CDS encoding heme biosynthesis protein HemY; the protein is MAIRGLLWLALLFAIAVALATVGRFDTGQVLLVYPPYRVDVSLNLFVVGIVVAFLLLYAILRFARNIVTMPRRVTAYRARMRAEKANSALRDAVGNLYAGRFSRAEKAARDSLADVKNTSAAGLIAATAAHRLHEYARRDEWLTQVDDPDLQEARLMATADMRADGRDADGALAALTEMRTQGGRRIHAQQIALRAQQQLKNWSEVLKLVKTLEKREALHPAVAVRLRQLAAENLLRDRRHNADALLELWQSLSNVERHSPRLADCAAELLIALDRQADARKIVEEALAQNWDARLLRRYPDTAGSDALPLIQKAEAWRKERPEDGDLLFALGRLCLKQQLWGKAQSFLEAALKSADATHNEPLKIRSHRALARLHEQLGDGEKAASHYRESALSMNVV
- a CDS encoding MFS transporter codes for the protein MASPANHLPHAGAGAPPSAFEEATYRKVAWRLIPLLMLCYVVAYLDRVNVGFAKLQMSSALNLSDAVYGFGAGIFFVGYFLFEVPSNVILHRVGARVWIARIMVTWGLVSILTMFVTTPTMFYVMRFLLGLCEAGFFPGIILYLTYWYPAHRRGRMTTWFMTAIALSGVIGGPVSGWILKSFDGANGWQGWQWLFLLEGLPSVIVGVLVFFVLDDRIGKAKWLTEDERALLERNIAAEDATKEDLPLMTVFTSARVLVMSLTYFSFVMGLYGVSFWLPTIIKATGVKDALTIGLLSAIPFAAAVVGMVLVAKSADRTRERRWHIAVPAAIGALGLVLSVTWAHDTTLAMTALTIATMGILTTLPLFWSLPTAWLAGTGAAAGIALINSIGNLAGFLSPYAVGWLKEATKANDSGMYMLAAFMILGGLLALSAPAKLVNR
- a CDS encoding SDR family oxidoreductase, which codes for MRLKGKTAVVTGAGSGFGEGIAKTYAREGANVVINDLNGEAAARVASEIALAGGRAIAVQGDITREADWHALREAAIEDFGSVQIVVNNAGTTHRNKPVLEVSEAEFDRVYAVNVKGLYWSVRAFVPHFRERGGGAFVNIASTAGIRPRPGLVWYNGSKGAMIVASKALAAELGPDQIRVNCVNPVIGDTGLTAEFMGVPDTPENRQRFIATIPLGRFSTPQDVANACLYLASDEAAFITGTCIEVDGGRCV